The region AGTGTCGACGTGGACCGGCTTGCCGAGCGGAACCAGATGAACCCCGGGGAGTCGCTGCGAAGCGGACGGGTTCTTCTCATCCCCACGGAGTCCTGATCTGCGGGTTCCTCGCTCCTTCGTCTATCTCGATAACGCAGCCACTTCCCTGCCCAAGCCCCAAGGGGTGGCGAAAGCCGTCACCAGGGCCCTCGGGCGCGCGGGGAATCCGGGCCGCTCGGGGCATGCCCTCTCCATCCGGTCGGCCCGGGATCTGTTCGTCGCACGCGAGAGGCTGGCCGAGCTTTTCGGGGTGAGGGACAGCTCCCGGTTCGTGTTCACGGGGAACGGCACCGAGGGCCTGAACCAGGCGATCAAGGGGGTCTTGCGGCCGGGCGACCACGTCGTGACGACTTCGGTCGAGCACAACTCGGTGATGCGGCCGCTCCGGCGGATGGAAGAGGCGGGCGCCACCGTGACGGTCGTCCTCGCGGCCCCGGACGGGATGGTGGACGCGAAGGCGGTCGCGGCCGCCCTCCGCCGGAAGACCCGGCTGGTCGCCGTCGTCCACGCGTCGAACGTGACCGGCGCGATCCAGCCCATAGAGGAGATCGTGCGTGCGGCGCGGAAGGCGGGGGCCTTCACGCTCGTGGACGCGGCGCAGACCGCCGGGTCGATCCCCCTCTCTCTCTCCGACCATCCCGTCGACCTGCTGGCGGCCCCCGGGCACAAGGGGCTCCTGGGCCCCCAGGGGACGGGATTTCTTTACGTCCGGGAGGGCGTCCCCGTCGTCCCGCTGATCGAGGGGGGGACCGGCAGCCGCTCCGAATCGGACCGCCAACCCGACTTTTTCCCCGACGCCCTCGAGTCCGGGACCGCGAACAGCGTGGGGATCGCCGGCCTTTCGGTTTCCCTCGCCTGGCTGCTGCGCAAGGGGATCGACAGGATCCGCCGGAAGGAGACGGATCTCCTGGAGGAACTGCTGGAGGGAATGGGCCGGATCGGCGATGTGACGGTGTACGGACCCCGCGACCCGTCCCGGCGGGCTTCGGTCGTCTCGTTCCTCGTCGAGGGAATGGATCCCGCCGAGACCGGGCATCGGCTGGAAAAGCGGTTCGGAATC is a window of Candidatus Deferrimicrobiaceae bacterium DNA encoding:
- a CDS encoding aminotransferase class V-fold PLP-dependent enzyme, whose translation is MRVPRSFVYLDNAATSLPKPQGVAKAVTRALGRAGNPGRSGHALSIRSARDLFVARERLAELFGVRDSSRFVFTGNGTEGLNQAIKGVLRPGDHVVTTSVEHNSVMRPLRRMEEAGATVTVVLAAPDGMVDAKAVAAALRRKTRLVAVVHASNVTGAIQPIEEIVRAARKAGAFTLVDAAQTAGSIPLSLSDHPVDLLAAPGHKGLLGPQGTGFLYVREGVPVVPLIEGGTGSRSESDRQPDFFPDALESGTANSVGIAGLSVSLAWLLRKGIDRIRRKETDLLEELLEGMGRIGDVTVYGPRDPSRRASVVSFLVEGMDPAETGHRLEKRFGILVRSGLHCSPNSHRTLGTFPEGTVRVSPGPFTTRKEISRFLAALRVIAASRR